The following are from one region of the Paenibacillus sabinae T27 genome:
- a CDS encoding sensor histidine kinase — translation MKITRPFLSISIRSKIIILSIGCSLLPLVLIASLTFVYLSKVAENKVSDTTSNLLGSINWNIQTFVNDVETISKLMLSSRDVQNFLSYDKHEFKKIYDLQNDTRNLIVNISNNKSYIRYVYVGSEQRELIITNQWDRFTYDHIYQAVSRSKWYRQVSDMGGRGLWLNSDEVRLVKNSPDLLLYGKQLNNLDTLEPIGMLIISIDRRVFDEMFKDITNAENGHLMILDQNQVIFYNSRTADLQQIPQKELNLLYDLPERGTRIDTINGERYVVTFDTNPGTRWKVVSMIPYSNINSEVVLIRNVTLTLTLVAFLLAAYGSYLISKRITKQLTLLSNVARKAAKREEIEGILFEEKDEIGKIGNQFLRTFRTNSELSDKLIEAKLKEKEAELHALQSQINPHFLYNTLNSIYLMAERISAKNISKMVMSLSHFFKLSLNNGDYITTVGNEIDQVKNYLEIQNIRYNGKFEVAIDLEPGIERIRMLKLLIQPLVENAIFHGIELKEDKGNIAIRGRREGETLIFEVEDDGVGFDAAGAGSRPRGYALRNIQERIQLHYGQDRGIRIDSVPGAGTKVTLEIGIID, via the coding sequence ATGAAAATAACCCGGCCGTTCCTGTCGATCAGCATTCGGAGCAAAATCATCATTTTGTCCATCGGCTGTTCCCTGCTGCCGCTTGTCCTGATTGCCTCTTTAACCTTTGTCTATTTGAGCAAAGTGGCTGAGAACAAGGTGTCCGACACCACCTCCAATTTGCTCGGCTCCATCAACTGGAATATCCAGACCTTCGTGAATGACGTCGAGACGATTTCGAAGCTGATGCTGTCTTCCCGCGACGTTCAGAATTTCCTTTCTTATGACAAGCACGAATTCAAAAAAATCTATGACCTCCAGAATGACACCCGGAACCTGATCGTCAATATTTCCAACAACAAATCGTATATTCGTTATGTGTACGTCGGCAGTGAGCAAAGGGAGCTGATCATAACGAACCAGTGGGACCGGTTCACTTACGATCATATTTACCAGGCGGTCTCCCGGTCGAAATGGTATCGGCAGGTGAGCGACATGGGAGGCCGGGGATTGTGGCTGAACAGCGATGAGGTCCGTCTCGTCAAAAATAGTCCGGATTTGCTGCTGTACGGCAAACAGTTAAACAACCTGGATACGCTCGAACCGATCGGCATGCTGATTATCTCCATCGACAGGCGGGTATTCGACGAAATGTTCAAAGACATCACGAATGCGGAGAACGGGCATCTAATGATTCTGGATCAGAATCAAGTGATCTTTTACAATTCCCGGACCGCCGATTTGCAGCAGATCCCGCAAAAGGAACTGAACCTGCTCTATGATCTGCCTGAACGGGGCACCCGCATTGATACGATCAATGGAGAACGGTATGTCGTCACCTTCGATACGAATCCGGGGACCCGGTGGAAGGTGGTCAGCATGATCCCCTATTCCAACATCAATTCGGAAGTAGTCCTGATTCGCAATGTTACGCTTACCTTGACGCTGGTGGCTTTCCTGCTGGCGGCCTATGGTTCGTATCTGATCTCCAAACGGATTACCAAGCAGTTGACCCTGCTCTCTAACGTCGCCCGAAAGGCAGCCAAACGGGAGGAAATCGAAGGTATCCTCTTTGAAGAAAAGGACGAAATCGGGAAGATCGGCAATCAATTCCTGCGAACCTTCCGCACCAACAGCGAATTGTCCGACAAACTGATCGAAGCCAAGCTGAAGGAGAAGGAGGCCGAGCTGCATGCGCTGCAAAGTCAGATCAACCCGCATTTTCTGTACAATACACTGAATTCCATCTATCTGATGGCGGAGCGAATTAGCGCCAAGAATATTTCCAAAATGGTCATGTCCCTCTCCCACTTTTTTAAATTAAGCTTGAACAACGGGGATTATATTACGACTGTCGGCAACGAAATCGACCAGGTGAAAAATTATCTGGAGATTCAAAATATCCGCTACAACGGAAAATTTGAGGTGGCTATCGACCTCGAGCCGGGAATCGAGCGGATCCGCATGCTGAAGCTTCTGATCCAGCCGCTGGTGGAGAATGCAATCTTTCATGGAATCGAGCTAAAAGAGGACAAAGGCAACATCGCCATTCGGGGCCGAAGGGAAGGAGAGACGCTGATATTCGAGGTCGAGGATGACGGAGTCGGGTTTGATGCCGCAGGTGCGGGTTCGCGGCCAAGGGGATATGCTTTAAGGAACATCCAGGAGAGAATCCAGCTGCATTACGGCCAAGACCGCGGGATTCGCATAGACAGCGTTCCGGGCGCCGGAACCAAAGTTACCCTTGAGATCGGCATCATCGATTAA
- a CDS encoding family 43 glycosylhydrolase yields MSNLFYKPEGAWVGDLIPFYKNGTFRLFYLHDWRENKSIHGEGTSWFELRTSDFVHYEEKGEMLKHGSVSEQDLNCYTGSIIEVEGEFHLFYTGLNPYPNFTEDGEPLQCVMHAVSKDMESWRKIPEDTFYSDGIQYERHDWRDPFVFWNEEAEEYWMLLAARNKEGPSRRRGCIALCASKDLRKWEIRKPFWDPKMYITHECPDLFRIGEWWYLVYSTFSDRFVTHYRMSKSLSGPWTAPRNDAFDARAFYAAKTWSDGNRRYAFGWDPSRENEDDYGDWQWAGNLVVHEVVQEPDGTLTVRIPETVSRHFASKQAAEWGSRLGEWKVSGERISAEAGETFSCIAAGSMPETCMISARLSFSEGTRSCGFMLRASGDLDEAYYVRLEPIHNRLVFDMWPRRVKGEAQWHINGDRPHAVELEVPIELQADTVYDIRIVVENSVCVVYLADRVAMTTRLYNLKTGSWGCFVQEGRAQFEQASLLVPSEQEVK; encoded by the coding sequence ATGTCGAACCTGTTTTACAAGCCGGAGGGGGCTTGGGTGGGAGATCTCATTCCCTTTTACAAAAACGGTACATTCCGGTTGTTCTATCTCCATGATTGGAGGGAGAATAAGAGCATTCACGGAGAAGGAACCTCCTGGTTCGAGCTCCGCACAAGCGATTTTGTACACTACGAGGAAAAAGGCGAAATGCTGAAGCATGGGAGCGTGAGTGAGCAAGACTTGAATTGTTATACCGGCTCCATCATTGAAGTCGAAGGCGAATTTCATCTGTTCTATACGGGCCTGAATCCGTACCCGAACTTCACTGAGGATGGCGAGCCGCTCCAATGCGTCATGCACGCCGTGAGCAAGGATATGGAGTCGTGGCGGAAAATTCCCGAGGACACTTTCTATTCGGACGGGATTCAGTATGAAAGGCATGACTGGCGCGATCCTTTCGTGTTCTGGAACGAAGAGGCGGAAGAATACTGGATGCTGCTCGCCGCAAGGAACAAGGAAGGCCCGTCCCGGCGCCGGGGCTGCATCGCATTGTGCGCTTCCAAGGATCTGAGGAAATGGGAAATCCGCAAGCCTTTCTGGGACCCGAAAATGTACATTACCCATGAATGCCCGGACTTGTTCCGGATCGGGGAATGGTGGTATCTGGTATACTCTACGTTCTCGGACCGGTTCGTCACCCATTACCGGATGAGCAAATCGTTAAGCGGGCCTTGGACGGCGCCGAGGAACGACGCGTTTGACGCCAGAGCGTTCTATGCGGCGAAGACATGGAGCGACGGAAATCGGCGGTACGCGTTCGGTTGGGACCCCAGCAGGGAGAACGAGGACGATTACGGGGACTGGCAGTGGGCCGGAAATCTGGTCGTGCACGAGGTCGTTCAAGAACCGGACGGAACGTTGACGGTGCGCATACCGGAGACCGTGTCCCGGCATTTTGCAAGTAAGCAGGCTGCGGAGTGGGGCTCACGGCTCGGGGAGTGGAAGGTGTCCGGGGAACGCATCTCTGCGGAGGCGGGCGAAACGTTCTCTTGCATTGCGGCCGGCTCCATGCCCGAAACGTGCATGATTTCGGCCCGGCTGTCCTTCTCCGAAGGGACGAGAAGCTGCGGCTTCATGCTCCGGGCCAGCGGGGATCTGGATGAAGCCTATTATGTTCGCCTTGAACCGATTCATAACCGGCTCGTCTTCGACATGTGGCCCCGGCGGGTGAAGGGCGAGGCGCAGTGGCATATCAATGGCGACCGCCCTCATGCGGTTGAGCTTGAAGTGCCGATTGAATTGCAAGCGGATACGGTATATGATATCCGGATCGTGGTGGAGAATTCCGTATGCGTCGTGTACTTGGCAGACCGGGTCGCGATGACGACACGCCTTTATAATTTGAAGACAGGGAGCTGGGGCTGCTTTGTCCAGGAAGGCCGGGCGCAATTCGAGCAGGCATCTCTATTGGTTCCAAGCGAACAGGAGGTCAAATAG
- a CDS encoding aldo/keto reductase, with amino-acid sequence MDYVKLGRTGLEVSRLCLGCMSYGVPERGMAPWSLNEEDSRPFIKRALELGINFFDTANVYSDGTSEEIVGRALKEYTRRDEVVIATKVFFRMSPGPNGAGLSRKAILSEVDNSLKRLGTDYIDLYQIHRWDNTTPIEETMEALHDVVKAGKARYIGASSMYAWQFLKAQHTAERNGWTKFVSMQNFYNLLYREEEREMLPLCLEEGVGVIPWSPLARGKLTRDWEEQTARSEKDAAGQAFYSKMADADRKVVERVAEIAAKRGIPRAQVALAWVLQKEPVTAPIIGATKPHHLEDAAAALSVKLDADEMASLEEPYVPHPVLGNLS; translated from the coding sequence ATGGATTATGTCAAACTTGGCCGTACCGGTCTGGAAGTCTCCCGATTATGTCTTGGCTGTATGAGTTATGGGGTGCCCGAACGCGGAATGGCTCCCTGGTCGCTGAATGAAGAGGATAGCAGACCCTTTATTAAAAGAGCGCTGGAGCTCGGGATTAACTTTTTCGATACGGCGAATGTATACTCCGACGGAACAAGCGAAGAAATTGTCGGACGCGCCCTGAAGGAATATACCCGCCGGGATGAGGTGGTCATCGCAACGAAGGTATTTTTCCGTATGAGTCCGGGCCCAAATGGTGCTGGACTTTCCCGCAAGGCAATCCTGAGCGAAGTTGATAACAGTCTGAAACGGCTGGGTACGGATTACATTGACTTGTACCAGATCCACCGCTGGGATAACACGACACCGATTGAAGAGACGATGGAGGCGCTTCATGACGTCGTAAAGGCAGGCAAGGCCAGATATATCGGAGCGTCTTCCATGTACGCCTGGCAGTTCCTGAAAGCCCAGCATACTGCTGAGCGCAACGGCTGGACCAAATTTGTCTCCATGCAGAATTTCTACAATTTATTGTACCGGGAAGAAGAGAGGGAGATGCTCCCGCTTTGCCTTGAAGAGGGAGTCGGCGTCATTCCGTGGAGTCCGCTTGCCAGAGGCAAGCTAACCCGGGATTGGGAGGAACAGACCGCCCGTTCGGAGAAGGACGCAGCCGGACAAGCATTTTATTCAAAAATGGCCGATGCCGACCGCAAGGTTGTGGAGAGAGTAGCCGAGATTGCCGCCAAACGGGGCATTCCGCGCGCGCAGGTTGCGCTTGCGTGGGTACTGCAAAAGGAGCCGGTAACCGCCCCGATCATCGGCGCAACAAAGCCCCATCACCTGGAGGATGCCGCTGCCGCGCTGTCAGTGAAGCTGGATGCTGATGAAATGGCGAGCCTGGAAGAGCCTTATGTGCCTCATCCGGTTCTGGGTAATCTTAGCTAG
- a CDS encoding ABC transporter substrate-binding protein, whose protein sequence is MKRYGKWLVLALSLVVLTAIVSACGGGSNTGSAAENGSGAPANEGKKADKKTYKWFVARGVDSPPAVTVKEIADEFSKTHPEFELVLEGTGDRPSYLQKLRTLIASNEMPAMFDTDPDAYASKLVEKGKLVDMKKLLQDLGKYDAFRPVALQYQQFADGSMYTLPIEYGIEVFWYNIKMFKDLGLQPPKTFDEFLKVAETLKQNGITPIAVDGKDKWPVLRYLAFEPFRMTGNDFIENVKQGKASFKDPAGMAGINLVHELGTKGYFQQGFSSTDYTAARDLFLAGKTGIYYMGSWETMNFANDKLSADMKDNIGFFRLPMMEGAKTAENDYFINSGIGVAFNKETFDDTMKEFVKFLLEKYPEAYTKKGQFSPFNYSLDQAQGMPEVFYKIQDEIAKSGSVFAVPWDTRLDPATNELLGNELNALALGAHTPDDFADLMDQAIKENAPKYFK, encoded by the coding sequence ATGAAACGTTACGGTAAATGGCTGGTTCTCGCGTTATCGCTTGTAGTGCTGACGGCAATAGTAAGCGCTTGCGGAGGCGGCAGCAATACAGGCAGCGCTGCGGAAAATGGTTCGGGAGCTCCTGCGAACGAGGGGAAGAAAGCGGACAAGAAAACCTACAAATGGTTCGTGGCCCGCGGCGTAGACAGTCCTCCGGCCGTTACCGTTAAGGAAATCGCTGATGAATTCTCCAAGACGCATCCGGAATTCGAGCTGGTTCTGGAAGGTACGGGCGACCGCCCATCCTATTTGCAGAAGCTGCGGACATTGATCGCGAGCAACGAGATGCCCGCCATGTTCGACACCGATCCCGACGCCTATGCTTCCAAGCTGGTGGAGAAGGGCAAGCTCGTGGATATGAAAAAACTGCTGCAGGACCTTGGCAAATACGACGCGTTCCGTCCGGTTGCCCTACAATATCAGCAGTTCGCGGACGGTAGCATGTACACGCTCCCGATCGAATACGGGATCGAGGTATTCTGGTACAACATCAAGATGTTCAAAGATCTCGGCCTGCAGCCGCCGAAGACGTTTGACGAGTTCCTTAAGGTTGCCGAGACGCTCAAGCAGAACGGGATTACCCCGATTGCCGTCGATGGCAAGGACAAATGGCCGGTTCTCCGGTACCTGGCGTTCGAGCCTTTCCGCATGACCGGCAATGATTTCATTGAGAACGTCAAGCAGGGAAAGGCCTCCTTCAAGGACCCGGCGGGCATGGCAGGTATTAACCTCGTTCACGAACTCGGCACCAAAGGGTACTTCCAGCAAGGATTTTCTTCAACGGATTATACGGCAGCTCGCGATTTGTTCTTGGCAGGAAAGACCGGCATCTATTATATGGGCTCGTGGGAAACGATGAATTTCGCCAACGATAAATTAAGCGCGGACATGAAGGACAATATCGGATTTTTCCGACTGCCCATGATGGAAGGCGCCAAGACGGCGGAGAATGATTATTTCATCAACTCAGGGATCGGTGTTGCGTTCAACAAGGAGACCTTCGACGATACGATGAAGGAATTTGTCAAGTTCCTCTTGGAGAAATACCCGGAAGCCTATACGAAAAAAGGCCAGTTCTCGCCTTTCAATTATTCGCTGGATCAGGCGCAAGGGATGCCGGAGGTGTTCTATAAAATCCAGGACGAAATCGCGAAATCCGGAAGCGTCTTCGCCGTCCCGTGGGATACGCGCCTCGACCCAGCCACCAATGAGCTGCTCGGCAACGAGCTGAATGCCTTGGCGCTCGGTGCGCATACACCGGATGATTTTGCCGACCTGATGGATCAGGCGATTAAAGAGAACGCACCGAAATACTTCAAATAA
- a CDS encoding MFS transporter, whose amino-acid sequence MNNTWKIYLLAFITFMTATSEFIIAGILDKVAASAHISVSSAGQLITVFAITNAIGTPVVMMAMAGMDRRKLLMLSLGVIALGSVLTVVLPGFGFLIFSRVLLAVGSGVFVTIAKTLASKLAPPERRAGAIATVITGASAALIAGVPIGRVVAAAYDWKVIFWGIGILSLLAIFTVARMIPATNGEEIVPLGKQLTLLKNPKIVIGLGIIFFWQLGYAVLFSYIAPFLLTVPRMSEREVSAALFAFGIATLIGSKFGGFLTDRIGIPRTLVGGMVVHVIALVLLSTIAGSAFAAIPLLMLWAFSAWSSGPGMQYNLVLLAPEASGIMLSLYGSILQLSIAAAAGIGGIAVRSASMPAVSWTGAASVAVALCIAAVSFSFARSSHNSIAMK is encoded by the coding sequence CATCGGAGTTCATCATTGCAGGCATTCTGGACAAAGTAGCGGCCTCCGCCCATATTTCGGTATCGTCGGCAGGACAGCTAATCACGGTATTCGCGATTACCAATGCAATCGGAACGCCTGTTGTAATGATGGCGATGGCTGGAATGGATCGGCGCAAGCTATTAATGCTTTCTCTGGGCGTCATTGCGCTCGGCAGCGTTTTGACAGTCGTCCTTCCCGGCTTCGGGTTTCTCATCTTCTCTCGCGTTCTGCTTGCTGTAGGAAGCGGGGTTTTTGTCACCATCGCCAAGACGCTCGCGTCAAAGCTTGCACCGCCTGAACGCCGGGCCGGGGCGATTGCCACCGTTATAACGGGGGCCAGTGCAGCCCTCATCGCCGGCGTTCCCATTGGCCGTGTTGTGGCCGCAGCATACGATTGGAAGGTTATCTTCTGGGGGATCGGTATTCTCAGCCTGCTGGCCATCTTCACTGTGGCTCGAATGATTCCGGCCACAAATGGCGAGGAAATCGTTCCTCTCGGCAAGCAGCTCACTCTATTGAAGAATCCGAAAATTGTAATCGGCCTTGGGATAATATTTTTCTGGCAATTAGGATATGCGGTACTCTTTTCATATATCGCTCCCTTCCTGTTAACAGTTCCACGGATGAGCGAACGGGAAGTGAGTGCTGCGCTCTTTGCCTTTGGCATCGCTACGTTGATAGGCTCCAAGTTCGGCGGATTCCTGACGGACCGGATCGGTATCCCCCGGACGCTTGTGGGCGGCATGGTTGTCCATGTCATCGCTCTTGTACTGCTGTCCACGATCGCCGGATCAGCCTTCGCCGCCATTCCGCTCTTGATGCTCTGGGCTTTCTCAGCCTGGTCATCGGGCCCAGGTATGCAGTATAACCTGGTCTTGCTCGCTCCGGAGGCATCGGGAATCATGCTCAGCCTGTATGGTTCCATCTTACAGCTCAGCATAGCCGCGGCCGCCGGAATTGGGGGGATTGCCGTGAGAAGCGCATCGATGCCGGCGGTCAGCTGGACCGGGGCTGCATCCGTTGCGGTTGCTCTATGTATTGCGGCCGTCTCGTTTAGCTTTGCCCGTTCGTCCCACAATAGTATAGCGATGAAGTGA
- a CDS encoding carbohydrate ABC transporter permease encodes MDKILRNRKAVLVFLLPALLVYVFTVLAPILWSMYFSFFSWDGVSDMVYIGLDNYTKMFGGDKTFWKAFSNNLIYVFIIVAMQVFLGLLVAILLTSITKGRELFKTLYFAPAIITSVAIAQLFTSVYSFEPVGMLNFILQQLGLGAWSKPWLSDLKWALGAVSVPEGWRYIGLYMIILYTALLSIPSDIEEAARIDGASSWDLFWSIKMPLIKPVLTVSIIMATTGALKGFDIPYLMTNGGPGRVTELLPTYMYKTAFSSLDFGYGSAMAVFIVIESLIAVAFIRRMMESKET; translated from the coding sequence ATGGATAAAATCCTCCGCAATCGCAAAGCCGTTCTCGTCTTCCTGCTGCCGGCATTGCTGGTGTATGTGTTCACCGTTCTGGCTCCCATCCTTTGGTCGATGTATTTCAGCTTCTTCTCCTGGGATGGGGTTTCCGACATGGTCTATATCGGGCTCGATAATTACACCAAAATGTTTGGCGGCGACAAGACGTTCTGGAAGGCGTTCAGCAATAACCTGATCTATGTTTTCATCATTGTGGCCATGCAGGTGTTTCTCGGTTTGTTGGTTGCCATTCTGCTGACCAGCATCACCAAAGGCAGGGAATTGTTTAAAACGCTGTACTTCGCCCCCGCGATTATCACCTCGGTAGCCATAGCGCAGCTGTTCACAAGCGTATACTCGTTCGAGCCGGTCGGCATGTTGAACTTTATTCTGCAGCAGCTCGGTTTGGGAGCGTGGAGCAAGCCATGGCTGTCCGACCTGAAGTGGGCGCTTGGCGCTGTATCGGTGCCCGAAGGCTGGCGTTATATCGGCCTATATATGATCATCCTGTATACCGCGCTCCTGTCCATTCCTTCCGATATCGAGGAGGCGGCGAGAATTGACGGGGCTTCTTCCTGGGACCTGTTCTGGTCGATAAAAATGCCGCTGATTAAGCCGGTGCTGACGGTTTCGATCATTATGGCCACTACCGGTGCTCTAAAAGGGTTCGATATCCCGTATCTCATGACGAATGGGGGGCCGGGGCGGGTGACGGAGCTGCTGCCGACTTATATGTACAAAACCGCATTTTCCAGTCTGGACTTCGGTTATGGCAGCGCAATGGCCGTATTTATCGTCATAGAAAGCCTCATTGCCGTCGCCTTTATCAGACGGATGATGGAGAGTAAGGAGACCTGA
- a CDS encoding AraC family transcriptional regulator — MSEEMRDQRDELVKRIERHTGRDGVHKTAIPSLYFFRNSNLTRPAHRVYNPSLCFIAQGLKEVLLAQERFEYGPTNYLISSMNLPVISQVIKASPHIPYLSFRLEFSQSQILEVINDSAVQIASKENAKRALFVGKIESSILDAILRLTRLLDNPKDIPFLAPIYTKEILYRLLQGQYGPALAQIAMEGSSTSRIRDAIEQIINNCNTLLRIEELAETANMSISTFHRHFKEVTAMSPIQFQKQLRLQKARRLLLSESADAAEVAFRVGYESASQFSREYARMFGAPPRADIKRLKEKYDHVLDA, encoded by the coding sequence ATGTCTGAGGAAATGCGAGACCAAAGGGATGAACTCGTCAAACGAATCGAGCGTCATACCGGCCGGGACGGAGTTCACAAGACCGCGATTCCCTCTTTATATTTTTTCCGCAACTCTAATTTGACCCGGCCGGCCCACAGAGTGTACAACCCTTCCCTATGCTTCATCGCTCAAGGTTTAAAAGAGGTGCTGCTGGCACAGGAGCGGTTCGAATACGGTCCGACAAACTACCTGATTTCATCCATGAATCTGCCGGTGATCAGCCAGGTCATCAAAGCTTCTCCCCATATTCCGTATTTGAGCTTCAGGCTTGAATTTTCACAGAGTCAAATTTTGGAGGTTATCAATGACTCCGCCGTTCAAATCGCTTCGAAAGAAAATGCCAAGCGGGCATTGTTTGTCGGCAAGATAGAGAGTTCTATACTGGATGCGATACTCCGTTTAACCCGGTTACTGGACAATCCGAAAGACATCCCGTTCCTTGCTCCTATCTACACCAAAGAAATTCTATACAGGCTTCTGCAAGGGCAGTATGGCCCGGCGCTCGCCCAAATCGCCATGGAAGGAAGCAGCACGTCCCGGATCCGGGACGCTATCGAGCAAATTATTAATAACTGTAACACGCTTTTACGCATTGAAGAGCTTGCCGAAACAGCCAATATGAGTATTTCTACGTTTCACCGGCACTTCAAAGAGGTCACTGCGATGAGCCCGATTCAGTTTCAGAAACAGCTGCGCTTGCAGAAAGCCCGGCGTCTTCTCCTATCCGAGTCGGCGGACGCCGCCGAGGTCGCCTTCCGGGTAGGCTACGAGAGCGCATCCCAATTCAGCCGGGAATATGCCCGTATGTTCGGCGCTCCTCCCAGAGCAGACATCAAGCGTCTGAAGGAAAAGTATGACCACGTGCTGGACGCATGA
- a CDS encoding carbohydrate ABC transporter permease: MNYSRYSKAILAVISFALLIIQVYPLVWVFISSFKAPTDFSSSNPLSLPSKFTFENYLSVWRKGNLGTYFSNSLIVAVTTIVLVILFSAMAAFVIEKMRFKWAQSVLFLFLCGIMIPIQVVLIPLFILYNKTGIINTLTSLILPQVGFALPISIYLFVSFYKYISNEIMEAAVMDGCGIYQVFWRMIFPLSRNTIVTVVVMNLIFIWNEFIFANTFIHDLSSRTIPVGLMDYIGQYGLTDWGATYAAISITTIPTMLVYFIFNKSVISGMTAGATKG; encoded by the coding sequence ATGAACTATTCCCGCTATTCCAAGGCGATTCTGGCGGTCATTTCTTTCGCTTTGCTTATTATTCAAGTGTACCCGCTCGTATGGGTGTTCATCTCCAGTTTCAAAGCGCCAACCGATTTTTCAAGCAGTAATCCGCTCAGCCTGCCCAGCAAGTTCACCTTCGAAAATTATCTCAGCGTGTGGCGGAAAGGGAATTTGGGCACTTATTTTTCCAATAGCCTCATCGTCGCCGTGACGACCATCGTTCTGGTGATTCTGTTCAGCGCCATGGCCGCGTTCGTGATCGAGAAGATGCGTTTTAAATGGGCCCAAAGCGTGCTGTTCCTGTTCTTGTGCGGTATCATGATCCCGATCCAGGTCGTGCTTATCCCGCTGTTCATTCTGTATAACAAAACGGGGATTATCAACACGCTCACTTCTCTCATTTTGCCCCAGGTGGGATTTGCGCTGCCGATCTCGATCTATCTGTTCGTCAGCTTTTACAAATATATCTCGAACGAGATTATGGAGGCCGCCGTCATGGACGGATGCGGGATTTATCAGGTGTTCTGGCGGATGATTTTCCCGCTGTCGCGCAATACGATCGTCACGGTTGTCGTCATGAATCTGATTTTCATCTGGAATGAGTTTATCTTCGCCAATACGTTCATTCACGACCTGAGCTCGCGGACGATCCCGGTTGGTCTGATGGATTACATCGGCCAATACGGCCTGACGGATTGGGGAGCGACCTATGCTGCTATCAGCATCACAACAATTCCAACCATGCTGGTCTACTTCATTTTTAACAAAAGCGTGATCTCCGGCATGACCGCAGGAGCGACCAAAGGTTGA